In Podarcis raffonei isolate rPodRaf1 chromosome 8, rPodRaf1.pri, whole genome shotgun sequence, the genomic window GCTTGAAAAGGAGGTGGCAGGCAGGGTGGGTGCACTCAACGTTGGTGAGGCAGTGCTCCACTTGACCTGTGCCAGCCTCCGCTGTAATAAGATTATTGAAACAAGATCACACAATAAGCAACCAAAGACAAGGAAATACAAGGAGAGGTGGAAGGGAGGGAACAGGAACCCAGCTGGCTCTGCCCTGTGGCTGAGGCTAATCTGTGCAACATTTCTGCCTACTTGGTTTGAACTGGGCAGCAAGGAGCGTTTAGACAATCTTCCCCTCTTCCATTCATTACAGTCCTAAAACGAGAACCGGCACCCTTTCAGGGGGACATTTTCAAGGCGAGACCAGTGTGAGCCCAATGGATCGGTAAGCACTGCAAAAGGGCAATGAATGACTCTCACAGGCAATGCTTAACAATGCATGAGCTGAGTTCAAAAAGGATTTGTTTTGAACTGGCTccgttaaaaataataatcatgtaaGATGGTAAAGTTGTCCTTGtgctaggcttgccatatgtcaggaacATTCcagacatgtcctggttttcaggtgtaaaagTGGCAAAAATCTTGAAtctgcaaaatgtcagggaaaacctggatgtatgacaatgcaatgcaataaacagcaaaaacagctcaaaaagcaTAAAATTGCTATCTTCGGGGGAGGtttccccaaagaagctcaacaattctggggtctcaacaactttgtgcACACTATACCACTGGGGGCTTACAGAACTGACTCTTCATCCCCTCCCAACAGAAGGCTGGTGTTGTCAAGAAATTAGCATAGCTGCCTCAGCAGATAGTTGCGGTGAATCGTGTGACACCCCTGTCTTCCCTGGCTAAAGTGATGCAACCCAGTGTGTCGCTTCTCATCTCAGCGACAaatagacccccccccccccgatagccAAGTTCTGCCACAAGTCTTGGTCTCAGATGGTCATGATGGTATATAACCAAGGCAGTTGGAcgctttactttttaaaatccatCATAATGCCACTCTCCTTGGAGAGCCTTGGTCTTGTTCCATCTCGTCCTCCTTATGCTCTACGTTGATAGGTTATATTGTTAAGGGTGGTGTGCAGCATCGCACCCTCTAAATCAGTTCCTACCCAGTTCTATTTCTCTGTGTAGGCCAGTAGCAGCACCGCCTCTGCATTCTCAGACAGTTCCACCACAGCTCGCCTCAACATCTGGTAGGTGGACTCAAAGGAGATTTCGGGCTCCACCTTGACACCCCGCCCCAAATAGGGCACATAGCTCCATGCCCAGCTGGTCAGGGAGGTCGGCTTGGTGATGAGGCTGAGCACGTACGCAGGGTCCAGTGGTTTAGCAAAGGGGCTTTGGATCACTGCCTGAAGCAGCCGGCGGGTTGTGCCAGTAGCCTGGGCAGTGTACTCTAAGGAGGCCTCATCCAGGCCAAACTCTATGCAGAAGCTGGCAATGGTGGTGGTGAGGCTGTCGACCACAGCTGGCTGGGGATGCTCCACACAGAAGAGGCAGCTCTGAAGGGCCTTCCCCCACACATCTTTCATCAACACTTTGGCCTTCCGCCTAACCACTCGGGACAGGACGGTTGGCAGGGCTTTCCTCAGAGCTTTCTTCTTCAAGTCCGGAGCGTTGCTGCTGAGGGCTCCCAGGAGGAGCGGCAAGTCGAAGGCATCTGGCTTGAGGCAGGAGACCAGGAAGACCTGTGGGGAGTCCACACCGTCCTTCTTCAGAGCTTCCTCGCAGCTCTTCCGCACCTGACTCTGCACTTCCTCTCTGGCGACGGGTTGGCTCCCAGGCCGGGTCTCCACATCCACATCTATCTTGCTCCTCACAAAGAAGAACTGCTTCCCTGCTGAGGTGATGGCTCTGGCCAGGCAGCTGTGGGTGTGCTTATAGCGCTCGGAGGCCACCAGCAGGAAGAAGTCGTAGCGGCTGAGATCCAGGTGGCTCACGTCTTCCTCTGTCAGCCCCACTCCTGGCAAGTCCCAAAGGTAAAGGTTGGGGACAGCTGGGAGCAGGTAGGGCACAGCTTTCTTTGTCATCTCGGTCACCCCAGTGGGGGCCGCATCTGGTTCCCCACAGCCCACCCCCCTCAGAACATTAACCAGCGAGGATTTCCCTGAGCCAACTTCACCTATCACGGCGACGTCCAGTCGTATTTGTGTGGGGTCCGTCAAAACGGATGAGATCACAGTTGGGACTTCTGACAAGGTGCCGTCCTGGCAGATCGCGTACAGCTCCTTGATCTTCTTCTGGCTCACTTTGTTCAAATCCTCCAGGCTTCCATCGTGAGTTCTAAAGAGGAGTGAGAACAGAATAATAAATATTCACAGTCCGGGGCTGCATTTCCTCAGGAGTTGCACGTTGGCAGTTGGCAAAGCCGAagccagtggtgtagtggtcTGGGGTTGGAGAGGATAGCCAACCCATtggtatttctgcagcagggtcccagCACTCCCTGTCTCCAGCTTCCTAGGGCCACCCAATGAGAAGgaaaggggagctttttagcTACGGTATGCTCCGAAGTGAAGTACTTAGGAACACTGAAAAGGTAAGGTGCTCCCATTTCAAGAGAATGGGCTGCAAGTACAATGGGACTTCGAGGAAAACACAACTCCAAAAGAAGATATTGGAGGACTCCAAATCATTGCCCGTGTAAATACCAGATCTAGCTAAAAGGCAACACATGGGACTTCTGCATTGattgttgcaatgcatccctaattatgattattattgtaAAATAATTATAAGATGGTGGGTGTCATAGTCTTAGAAGAGAGCATGGCTGTGAggggccatcttcaaatatctaatggactgtcacatagaagaagatggagcaagtttgttttctcctgctctggagggcaggactcgaaccaatggattcaagttccaccaaagaagattccgactaaacatggGGAAAAactctgatagtaagagctgtttggcagtggaacagactcccttgggagatggtaGGCTCCTTTCATTGGAGGTAAACAATGCAGTATTTGCAAAGCATAATCTAGTGCGGGTGTAGGGAACTTTCAGtactccagaggttgctgaactacagctcccatcatccttagcaaTTGGCCATTcctactagggctgatgggaattgaagttccccactcctggtcttGTGTCACCCCATGCCACAGATTTGTCACTGACAGATTATGAGATACCGCCAAAACGAAATTTGAGAAGCTTTCCCCCGTCTTCAGAGATCACAGAACGGTATGAAAGGGAACCCCATTTCCAAGAATTTATGCTAGTCTATTTCACCTCTTGCTTTTTCATAACCCTGCCTTAGCTAAGCCAGCTGTCATGTTCTAGCATTCTGATGTTCCACTGGTCCTATGCGAGAAAAAAAGTTCATGACCCCAAAGCTTTAGCACACACTTCACCCAGGTTCCCTCCCCccagtaaatatttttttttgtgcTACTGAAAAAAGTTAGGGCTCGTGCAAGCGTGCAATCTTCTTCTTGTTTGAAGGCGGCACAGTTTTGGCTACATAGCCCTAACCACTCGCAGCTTGAACAAACACTTTTGCATTTCTACATTGTGAGCGGCTGAATGATCCCTCCCATGGTGCTACTGCACCAGAATTATCTGTTTTTAGGAGCGCCTGGATGAAAGGACAGGACAGCAACTCATTCAGAGATGCAATAGGCAACCTCCTTTGTAGACGAGTACTTTGGACTCACAGGAGTCTTCcattacataatttattttttatttctcagGGCTTGCTAGGACCATTCTTATGGGACACAGCCTTTTAAAAGGTTTCTGCCTTTTAAAAccggggtggatttgatttaaatcaaatcgatttaaatcacaatcGAAATCACCATGCAGGAAGACTTGGTTCAAATCATTTTTTTCctagaaagactcattcttgctggtgtaatcttaatatttacaaccagatggaggtttcatttttggaataataaattttcagagtcgtttttacagttatatcaaaaattactgatttggttatactattagaaatacacagacagataattatgaaattattctgAGGTtcaataagttaactgtttctatttggacaacttttctgctgtgctttatcggaaggagaaaaataatcatttccttgataacaatttatttaactaaaacaataacattacagcatatgtatccatgtttgttaactgatgtggttaaacaattaaaaaacaaacaaacttagactgagttttagcacacatgaaaaacttaaaacaaatccttatttcctgatgaatagcctttgaacTATAATGTAACCCAAatggaaaactatctttagaaagatttttcctccaaaagtatttattttaaaaatctgatttaaataaaaaaagggagttaaataaaaaaaatcattttttttaaaaaaaaaacccatactTGGTTGTTCTTGCACTCTTtttattttagctgtttttaaggaTATCTCTGTAAATTGCTTTGGAGCGTAGATACTGGAGGCAACTCACAAATAAATGAGTGAATCAAGAGAGGCACTTGCTTCCCGACTCACCTCTTCAAATTGAGCACCTCTCCTTCCAGGCTGTCTTCAAAGCGTGCAAACTCGTATCTGTCCGTCTCCAGCCCTGACACCAGGAATACCTTCTTGGGGTCCATCCCATGCTTGGTCAAAATACCTGCCAGTTCCTTCCGGATCAGCCCCAGCTGCTCGGCCGGATTGTACCTGGATCTGAGCCGCCGCTCGGCTGTGTGCAGGTCCAAGTCCACCTTGGTGCGTGCCAGGATGAGGCCTTTCCCCTTCTGCTTGATGGCCTTGAGGACTTGGAGGTGGCTGTCCCTCAAGCCTCCAGCCCCGACCACCACCACAAAGCAGCTGAATTTGCTCAGGTCACCCAAGCGTTTGAGGTAAGCGGTCGGCTTCTCTGATGCCTCGAAGCCTGGCAGGTCATGCAGGGTGAGGTCGGGGTAGACAGGGTGAGCGTGGACAACCGGCTGCTTCGTGGTCTCAGGGGCCTCTCGGAGATAAGCCCATGGATCCGTCACCCGGCGGGGCTTGTCCAGGAGAGCCCCGACCAGAGTGCTCACCCCTGAGCCACGCTCTCCC contains:
- the LOC128418367 gene encoding interferon-inducible GTPase 5-like isoform X2, coding for MAGSSVLDESHLKILKAQYEAQNASGAASQIQALVDCVNTLKIQVGILGERGSGVSTLVGALLDKPRRVTDPWAYLREAPETTKQPVVHAHPVYPDLTLHDLPGFEASEKPTAYLKRLGDLSKFSCFVVVVGAGGLRDSHLQVLKAIKQKGKGLILARTKVDLDLHTAERRLRSRYNPAEQLGLIRKELAGILTKHGMDPKKVFLVSGLETDRYEFARFEDSLEGEVLNLKRTHDGSLEDLNKVSQKKIKELYAICQDGTLSEVPTVISSVLTDPTQIRLDVAVIGEVGSGKSSLVNVLRGVGCGEPDAAPTGVTEMTKKAVPYLLPAVPNLYLWDLPGVGLTEEDVSHLDLSRYDFFLLVASERYKHTHSCLARAITSAGKQFFFVRSKIDVDVETRPGSQPVAREEVQSQVRKSCEEALKKDGVDSPQVFLVSCLKPDAFDLPLLLGALSSNAPDLKKKALRKALPTVLSRVVRRKAKVLMKDVWGKALQSCLFCVEHPQPAVVDSLTTTIASFCIEFGLDEASLEYTAQATGTTRRLLQAVIQSPFAKPLDPAYVLSLITKPTSLTSWAWSYVPYLGRGVKVEPEISFESTYQMLRRAVVELSENAEAVLLLAYTEK
- the LOC128418367 gene encoding interferon-inducible GTPase 5-like isoform X1, with product MWEQASGLAPAMAGSSVLDESHLKILKAQYEAQNASGAASQIQALVDCVNTLKIQVGILGERGSGVSTLVGALLDKPRRVTDPWAYLREAPETTKQPVVHAHPVYPDLTLHDLPGFEASEKPTAYLKRLGDLSKFSCFVVVVGAGGLRDSHLQVLKAIKQKGKGLILARTKVDLDLHTAERRLRSRYNPAEQLGLIRKELAGILTKHGMDPKKVFLVSGLETDRYEFARFEDSLEGEVLNLKRTHDGSLEDLNKVSQKKIKELYAICQDGTLSEVPTVISSVLTDPTQIRLDVAVIGEVGSGKSSLVNVLRGVGCGEPDAAPTGVTEMTKKAVPYLLPAVPNLYLWDLPGVGLTEEDVSHLDLSRYDFFLLVASERYKHTHSCLARAITSAGKQFFFVRSKIDVDVETRPGSQPVAREEVQSQVRKSCEEALKKDGVDSPQVFLVSCLKPDAFDLPLLLGALSSNAPDLKKKALRKALPTVLSRVVRRKAKVLMKDVWGKALQSCLFCVEHPQPAVVDSLTTTIASFCIEFGLDEASLEYTAQATGTTRRLLQAVIQSPFAKPLDPAYVLSLITKPTSLTSWAWSYVPYLGRGVKVEPEISFESTYQMLRRAVVELSENAEAVLLLAYTEK